ATCATCATTTGGTGTATTGAGGAAAAATCTTTCAACAACAACAAGAATAACAGGAAATACAGTGGTTGGATCGTTATCAAATAAGGCATTTGCGTGGTATGTTGCCCAACATATTGTCAGTTATCTTCTCCTTTTTGGGTCAAATTCTTGTTCATGATTTTAATGACCTAACATTTGCATTATTAATTATCAGTTCACAGGTACACTCAAGGAGAGGGTTTGCATCTGATTCAGGTACATTGTAGTTTCCTTAAAGACTCTTCTATACATGTTTCTCTGGCTTGTTAAAACCATTTCAATTTAGTCTAAACTTATTTTGAAAGGAAATCTCTTTCACTTCTCTGACTTTGACCCTTGTTTTCTGGTTCTATATTGCATCTCATGTGGATTTTTTGCCAACTTTTGTACAACTTTAACAATATCATCCCCTAGATTAGAGGCCATCTGGCCATAATTTACTATTTTCTGTACTTTATGTGGCTGTTTGATGACTAATTTCCTTCACACTTTGCTTTTGCCTTGCCCGGGTCTTTCTCAATGTCAACAGTGTTGTGCAGCTTTATCCACTTTGCAATGGTGTgcattttattcttgaaaattgGGTTCAGTGGTTACACTAAGAATTACTGTGTTTCGCTATATTTCTTCTGCTGACTTGAccataattttgtctttttcaggagtttttctttgtattttttgttcaaattggTTGATCACATAAACTTGCAGTCTACTTATTCAAATTTCTTAACTAGTGTTTAAAACTGTCTTCCAGGTCTTCCTCCACACCAAGAAATTGGGATGCCCTCTCTCTCACCTACTATGACAGAGGCATGTATCTATCTTGACCCCACaactaaaattataacatgCTAGGTTTGTTGTTTGCTGCTGAATTATGCTGTACTATAATGCAGGGAAATATTGCTAGGTGGTTGAAGAAAGAAGGTGATAAAATTTCTCCTGGTGAAGTTCTATGTGAAGTTGAAACTGTGGGTTCcctgttattttattgtttgaatttcaGCACTTGATGAAATCTGGGTTATCTGCATTGATCATCTTGGAAATTAACATTAAAccttttgtttatattaacaGGATAAAGCAACAGTTGAGATGGAATGCATGGAGGAAGGTTATCTTGCCAAGATTTTAAAGGGAGATGGGTCCAAGGAAATTAAAGTTGGTGAGGTATTGATTATGGTTTACATATGttaaagttttcttttctttggatAGGGGGTTGGGGTTGTTTAAGTAGGGAAATGAAGTAGATTTTCTGCTATCATACAGGTAATTGCTATTACTGTCGAGGATGAGGAGGACATTGGCAAGTTTGAAAATTACAGTCCCTCAGCATCAGATGCTGGTGCTGCTGCTCCTAAAGAGCCTTCTCCTCCTCCACCAAAGCAGGAGGCAGTTGAAAAACCAGTCAGTTCACCTGAGTCTAAGATTTCCAAACCCAGTGCAGCTCCTACTGGAGATCGTATTTTTGCCAGTCCTCTTGCAAGAAAATTGGCTGAAGATAACAATGTTAGTCATGTTAAGTGCAATTTTTAGGTCAATAGTGAAGATTGCTATCTTCTAGTCAGGTCTAGCTAACATTAATTTTGTCACCCTGTCTTCCTGGATGAAATTAGGTTCCCCTTTCAAGTATCAAGGGCACTGGTCCTGATGGCAGCATTGTAAAGGCTGATATTGAAGAGTATTTGGgtatcatatttattatttctttgcTGAGAATCTGATAAATCTGATATTTTAAGTTCTTTGTTTAATGATAGCTAATTAATAGTATTTGATACAAGCATTCTTTAtgtattttctttcctttgtcCTTGAATGTCACATGCTGTAATAGCTTATTTTTGAGGAGTTTCCTATTCTGTAGCTACTCGTGGTAAAGAAGTTTCAGCTAAAGCTCCTAAGACTAAGGATGTGACAGCTGCAGATTTGGACTATGTTGACATTCCTCATTCTCAAATAAGAAAGGTGACatactttatctttatcttatttgaacaaaatctgggtttaataaaattgttctaGAGTTTGAATATGCACGAGTTGATATTATCTTCCAACTTGGTCGTGTCTCCAACTTCTTAGAAAtgcatctctctctctttttttcttttattctttaccAAACCAAAATGTACTCTGAAGTTCATTTCTGGGGTATTATTTGCAGGTTACAGCTTCACGCTTATTGTTCTCAAAGCAAACTATCCCACATTATTACTTAACAGTAGATGCATGTGTTGACAAACTTATGTGGTAAGTATATGTTTCTACCATCTTTAAATTATAGCCTTTTGCAGATTTTCTGAAAAACTAAGTATGTTTGCAGTTTGCGGAGTCAATTGAATTCCATACAAGAGGCATCTGGTGGGAAACGAATATCTGTCAATGATCTCGTGATTAAGGTATACTGCATTTCTTGTAAATGACTATTGAGCATTAAGATgtgaaaattggttttttttttttttggcaatttttTCTCATGGCTATATTATTTCTTGggaatatcaaatttgaatctgacctaaaaattatcatataaggctttagaattttttaaagaagTCTGATTTTTGTCATAGGCTCGAATTACTATGCATactaaattgtttattaaagttgCTGAGGAAATATTAGCAGTGGTGCAGAGTCT
Above is a genomic segment from Mangifera indica cultivar Alphonso chromosome 3, CATAS_Mindica_2.1, whole genome shotgun sequence containing:
- the LOC123212137 gene encoding dihydrolipoyllysine-residue acetyltransferase component 2 of pyruvate dehydrogenase complex, mitochondrial-like, producing the protein MAYASHIINNSKKLRNVAGLLQHEHAVLARCFSIDAVSRRDDLLKLRCHGYVPVERERVFNSAINSTVSSFGVLRKNLSTTTRITGNTVVGSLSNKAFACSQVHSRRGFASDSGLPPHQEIGMPSLSPTMTEGNIARWLKKEGDKISPGEVLCEVETDKATVEMECMEEGYLAKILKGDGSKEIKVGEVIAITVEDEEDIGKFENYSPSASDAGAAAPKEPSPPPPKQEAVEKPVSSPESKISKPSAAPTGDRIFASPLARKLAEDNNVPLSSIKGTGPDGSIVKADIEEYLATRGKEVSAKAPKTKDVTAADLDYVDIPHSQIRKVTASRLLFSKQTIPHYYLTVDACVDKLMCLRSQLNSIQEASGGKRISVNDLVIKAAALALRKVPRCNSSWTDEYIRQYNNVNINVAVQTDNGLYVPVVRDADKKGLSTISEEVKQLAQKAKENSLKPEDYEGGTFTVSNLGGPFGIKQFCAIINPPQSGILAVGSAEKRVVPGVGPDEYKFASFMSVTLSCDHRVIDGAIGAEWLKAFKGYIENPETMLL